One window of Pyrus communis chromosome 12, drPyrComm1.1, whole genome shotgun sequence genomic DNA carries:
- the LOC137709708 gene encoding early light-induced protein, chloroplastic-like, translated as MSATVSMQSIFTSSVAYEVGKSRVNQLIVPANYLVSLRKHVHMRVISMAKDDQKEQPTTYASENSEPAPSSPLPPRPSPKVTPKISDVLAFSGPAPERINSRLAMVGFVAALAVELSKGQDVFAQISNGAGIPLFLGTSILLSVASLVPLLKWVSVESKSKGLMT; from the exons ATGTCTGCAACAGTTTCCATGCAATCAATCTTCACCAGCTCTGTAGCTTACGAAGTTGGTAAAAGCAGAGTGAACCAGCTGATTGTTCCTGCTAATTATCTAGTTAGTCTACGTAAGCATGTTCACATGAGAGTAATCTCCATGGCCAAG GATGATCAGAAAGAGCAACCAACCACGTATGCATCAGAAAATTCAGAACCAGCTCCTTCATCACCTTTACCTCCTCGTCCTTCTCCTAAG GTTACCCCAAAGATTTCAGACGTGCTTGCATTTAGCGGGCCAGCACCAGAGAGAATCAATAGCAGGCTAGCAATGGTGGGATTTGTTGCAGCTCTAGCAGTGGAGCTATCCAAGGGTCAGGATGTGTTTGCTCAGATATCGAACGGTGCAGGGATCCCATTGTTTCTTGGCACCAGCATTTTATTGTCAGTGGCATCCCTGGTTCCTTTGCTGAAATGGGTGAGTGTGGAGTCCAAATCAAAGGGGCTCATGACTTGA